Part of the Chanos chanos chromosome 5, fChaCha1.1, whole genome shotgun sequence genome, ATaacatgagagagaagaaaagagtcggatggaggaaaagaaaacgaGAGAATAACGATGGTAAAAAAAGAGTAAGCAGAAGTGGAACTAGAGAGGCACTGCAGTGCAGCACTGACAAATTTGTGATCTATAACAGTGcatattggggtttttttggttgttttttgtttttttttatcagtagtTAACACTTTATGCAGTGTAACACTTTATACAATCCTTGGCCCTATGGTGAGGGCGAAGGAGCACAGGGAACTAAAACCGACCAATCAAATCTTCAATGCATCTCGGTGCGTGTGAACACATTTGACATTTGGTGGAAACATAAAGTACTGTATTTAGGGAAGCgtttaaaaacaagaacacatgaTCATTTATGCTACAGGCACGCTGCCTTGGCCCTGTTCCACACGAAACCATCAAGGGCAAGGAGGACAGGATAGGGGGATAAAACCACAGATATCATATGCCCTGTTAAATCCTGCCTAAATTCAGATGGCTATATTCAGAGAGCAGCAGTTGTGGGAGCCTCACAGGGGTGCTCTGGGAAAACCTACTGCAATGAAACTTATAGAAACTACATATAAATGCAGTCAGACCTGTGACACGGTTATGTAGAAACCATGTATAAAATAACAATTAATAAGGTGTGTAGACTTGACTGAATTTCCCCCAAGACTCTTTCATCCACTCATTTATTCAGAGCAAATTTTAAAGCAAAGTCATGCTTTGCTTGGTACATTATCATTTCGATTCAGCCCTGCAGTTAAAGAAACTCGATGCAAAATTGATTTTCTGCATTAGTTCAGATAAATTCCTTTCTTTAATGCCATATCAATTTTCTCATGTACACTATGTATTGGATGTACTGTAACAGTAagctttgttttaaatataGAAAACGATGGAAAAATCTTGTTAGATCAGATCACATAGTCTCATCTGAAAAGTATTCATCAATAGCACCAATCAATTATTCATTTACCTGTATAAGGATTTTTCCAAGACAGACGGATGGAGTGCTGAGTTCAGCAAGAAACATAACGCCTTGGAAGTAATCTCCTTTCCCCTGCCTCCAGAACtacaaggggggaaaaagttacatttacatttattcattttgtagaTACTTTTACGCAAAGCAACTTCCAGGACAGGCAGAATATAAAACCAGGCAAacagccattaaggagctgatTGTTGCATAAGTTAACTGTGAATTTGTATGCAGAGGTTCACATTGGCCCACTGCAATACAGAAATATTCAACATGTTGTATGACCCACAGTATCCATGTAAGACCGTAATTTGACTTAAAATCCATGCACTTTATGTCTGCAGCTAGTACAACTCAGACTGTGACTAGTCATgtcagagggaggaaaaaatattttataacatCACAAGGAGCAGTTACCACAGAGACGGGGAAGCAGACAGTGACCATGACGACATGGTGGAGGACCATCAGGAATTCTTTGCGCAGGTAGCTGCTGAGAGCTACAGTCATTGGCTTAGGCCCTGTGTCCACCTCATGACCTTTCACCTGGAGTTTGTGCCAGTAGCACAGGAACATCGCATAGATGTCGTACACAAAATACGGCACAGCAAACAAGATGTAAGAGCTGGTTAACCAGTGCctgaaagagtgaaggagagagagagagagaaagagagagtgtatgtgagagagaatggggctgtgtatatgtgttggtactgacaaaagataaaaaaaaaccaaaatctCATTCATCTATAAACCCCATTTGCAATTTACAACCCTTAATTCCAGAGGACTAATGTGTTTTAAGCAGACTTTGCACAACTTTGACacaagttctgtgttttttagtGACCTGGAGCACTAGTGACATATTTCTAATGCTCTGGCAAGGGGAACCACACATCATGCATGgactaaaaaaaacaagtgaataaAAGTGGCCTTGTCTGATGGCTACAGAGCACTTTCTATCTGAGTCCTATACTGTGGAAAGCAGAAAATACTATTACGCAGATAAACTGCACATATGCTGTACCCCAACAATTAATGAATAACACAAcatctgacacaaaaaaaatcatgctttGCTGACAGATTCTGGCACCTAAAATTTGAACACTGATGTGTAAGATTACATGGAAATACACGGACAATAATTTGTTTCAGCTCCCACAGATGCAACCTGGCAATGTAAttaaacaaatctgaaactCTGAATACAGTTACTTAAAAAGTCAAGCAACTACAGAAAAAAGGACGAGACAGATGACAGAATTCTGAGTAAAGAAAATGTCAGGGTTGTACTTACTGGTCTTCAATGATGTCATCACAAGAAGTGGAAATGATGTACCCAGCTGAGGATGCCATAATGGCTTGGATGGAGGACACCAacctaaataaaaacaaatccataaattaaaaaaaagaaattgtactTCAAATGATATCCATAGTCCACAAAAAAGCTGTTAGTTTCTCTAACATAAACAGAGTATGGTTCAGTGGTGTCTGTACAAGAGGTTTTTCCCACTATTCCATTATGTCTACAAAatcgtttttttggggggggggttttttgtagaTGACAGGAGTTGTTTTTCCACCAAAATTTGTCAAACATAACATCACTGTGAGAGATAAAACACAGATgcagcactgtgtctgttttacctgGCAGATACAACAACTGCGTCACCTTCGTTCCATTTTAAGCCAGGGAAGTGCTTGAGACATTGCTTTGACAATAGGAAAAGACCTGGGAAGAACACAGATCCTGCTGCTAGGATGGACAGCATAGTCCTGTGTTGGCGATCTCCACCAGTACTGTATTCAAGGAAAAAGTCGGACTGTTTCACAGGTTCAGTCGTCCCCTCTGCTCTGTGGGAGGAATGATTAATACCTTTCAGAAGGGGATACACAATAGTATCTCATACATTCTAACATTAACACAAAAATGGCATTGAGAGAACGGCCAGAAAATTTAGCTCTCCTCTCAAAGTTCTCTTACTTTTTCTACTCTCTAGTCTTTTTCTACTCAAAAGCAAATTGTAACTTGAAAATCAATACATCGCCAAACAAAAAGCATTCGCCTTCTTGTAAACTTGCTTTGGAACAAGGTCTTATGTCATGCGGACAGTGGTGCCTATGACAGTGACTGCAAAACAATTTGCTGCTGTGGTTAAGCAACTTTTGCAAAGCACCTATAAATTTAATAATGCTCATCTTTGCCTTGGATTTGATCGACACAGCTGTCGTTTAATCCTCCCCTTGTGCCAAGGCATGTTTATAATAAAAGGTTTTATTGAAAACACTTAgatatcaaacaaacacagacgaTTAAGAACATCAGTGTGTAATGAAGCGACTCAGAGAGGGCTTCTACCACAAATTCTGTTTTGCCAGCATTTCTCTGCATCCAAAAATAGCTAGTACCctgtcaaaatattttcatactCTGAACAGAGCAATCCTCTTTTCAACTCTCTCTTGTTCTAGATGCATATCTCGAGAAAGGAAAGCATCAAGGTCACCTTTCATAATGTCACCCAGATCACAAGTCAACAGATCTGTACAACTCCGGAATGAACCGGGCCCCCTCGGTGCTCTTGCATGAGACCAAATTTTGATACAGGGCTACTTCAGAGGCAGCACATTTGTTTAATAATCAGTACATAAGTCTTTTATTGACAGTGGAACAGTGGGGCTCTGAGGGCAAGACAATGGGGGAAACTTTCAAGCCTCCGTGTCCTTTTCTGCCTTTTCACATATCTTCAAAGTGACTACACAGCCGTTCAAATGGAACTGCTTCCATTTTACACCTGTCTCTTGAGACCCTTTACAGAGCATTGCTCATGAGGGAAGGGAGACAAGAACAAGGAGATGCAGGACAGTATGAAGAATTTGGAAGGTTTGGAATCTGACCAGGCATACTCAGTGTGAGAGATaatatggataaaaaaaaaaacaggatgtagATCGGAAGCAAGTGGGGATGTTTGACCCAAAAACAATTTTACTCCAGATGGGTTCGGTGGATTATTCAAGATTATGAATTATGCACAGTTCTGTGATGGTGGTGATTATTACAAAGGCTCTCGACCGTAATATATTGTGAGATGGAGTTGAGGGCAGAGGGAGCACTGAGTATAACGGGACATGGCCTACTGTTGCCAAAAACATTGAGTAACTGAGCAGCTCAGCAGCTGTAGCTGTCCTCTGACACACCTGTGCATTTTGAAGGAATAAAGCAAAGAGCTGCTTCACGTTCACTTGTCTTGCCACTACCTTGGTATTTATAAACTACATACACTACCGCCTACGGCAGTCTTACTCGAAACCCAAAACTGCGAGTTGACATTATCTACATGCATAGGTATCTTAGGAATTGCGCAATGCGCATGTGACCACCAACATAGGTTTTATGTGCACTGAACAAAAATTGCTCTTAGCCAAATTTGCAACCAGTTGTATTAACCTTCGCAGACTTGCGAGGTGAACAAACGTCAAAGTGCACATCTTTCATTATGACACGTTATTGGCTACGGGAAGACAATGACTACTTACATGCTGAAttgaaatagagagaaaattttcaaaattaaaagaTGAATGGATGGCATGATTACCCGTGTTATGATTAAGTCTAGTAGATCGTTACAGCTATAATGGGGACAGAGGAGTTATGGCAGAACACAGAAATAGATGGTGCGAAAAGACCATACGTCGCTGGGGTGCTGCGTTGTCCGGTCAGCGGCCTGTCGAAACTCGTGTCCTGGGAGAAGCAATGAGCAGAATCCGGAATATGCACGCCGTGTTCACTGACATGGTTTACGATTTAGTGCAGTCTCTTGCCGTAATGAAATTCTCTAAAATGCGTCTGAGATCTTAGTATGCAACataaattctttctttcttcggCTGATGCTTTGCGTGATTGGCTCGCACTCCACACGAAATCTCGCCATGTAAATCCCCCTTATTCGCCTGATGTTGCCGTTCGCGTCTTAGTTTGCGTGGTACTGTTATAGTTTTCGGACCGTTCTTCGTGGAACGATGTTACAATTACAGACAAGTTACAATCGTTTCAACGCTTAAGTGTTTCGGTAAAGTGTGCCTACAGTTCTCTG contains:
- the tlcd3bb gene encoding ceramide synthase, producing MLSILAAGSVFFPGLFLLSKQCLKHFPGLKWNEGDAVVVSARLVSSIQAIMASSAGYIISTSCDDIIEDQHWLTSSYILFAVPYFVYDIYAMFLCYWHKLQVKGHEVDTGPKPMTVALSSYLRKEFLMVLHHVVMVTVCFPVSVFWRQGKGDYFQGVMFLAELSTPSVCLGKILIQYKQQHTLLHKVNGALMLITFFICRVLLFPYLYYVYGRYASIPFYLVPIAVPWQCNLGAALLLAPQIYWFSLICRGALRLFTGSSRSHSPKDPARPDPDGHTVRPQPANGYSACTKETGHDWSHVLRE